The DNA window GCCTTCAAGCTGCGTTCCGGCCTGTCGCGCCTTTTCGAGCAGCGCGAATTCAGCGTGCGCTCCGAGAATCTCACCACGATGCGCTCGATGCAGCTCCTGACCCGTCGATGAGCAGAGGATAGCACCCACAAACGGATGGATGCGGTTGTCTTCACTTTGTGAGAGCTTCGCTTCCTCGATGGTCTGTGTCATCAGGGAATACTTCAGGTCATCTGGAATCACTCTGATTCAACTCCCTATTCTCACCCGGCAGCTTGGCGCTTAACGTCTGTATCTCCGCACTACCCCTAACCCCCCAAAACCCGGGGATCTCCGAAGTACGCAAGACCTGATCTAGGCCGGGGATCTGCGAAGTGGTGCGGATAATGCCTTATAGTGGGCTGTTGATCTTTTGTTCACGCCGGGGTGTGCCGGGTGAGCGGCCGGACCTCACCACGCGTGGGCGGTTCCCGGCATCCCCTCCCAGACAGCCGCTACCGCCAAATCGCCCGCCATTGGGACGAGCCCAAATGGGCGCGTGGTGGGCACAGACCGGCCGAAACAGGACGAAAAGACCCGAAACGAGACGAAGCGCCCGAACGCAGAAAGTCCCGTCTCCGTGGAGGAAACGGGGCCTTCCGAGTGATTCAGAAAGGCCCCGCTCTAAGCCAAAGACCGGTGTTCCTTGCCGGGTCGAGGACGCGGAAAGAGCGGCCGAAATCGAGACTCTGTGGTGACTATGTGGTGACTCCTCTCCATTGAGGATCCCCAAATGACAGACGTCGCAGCGACGTAAACCACTGCGAGGCTTCTCTTTACTTCAATCGGGGCGCCCGGATTTGAACCGGGGACCCCCTGCTCCCAAAGCAGAGATGCTCGCGATCACGAAGCCGGTCTCCGGCATCCACGCCCCCGCTGCAGTGATATCGTCCAGAGCCAGAAGATCAAACAGTGTGATCGTCACGAGTGCGATCGCGGAGCCCAAGCGACGGACGGAGCCGGTCGAAGGCGCTCCTGTGAGTGGCTTATCGTAGTCCACATCGCCATTCTGGTCCGGAAGGAGCCCAACCACGGAGGCACCCCATGTCAGCACCGACTTCCCGCACTCCTGCCGCCCTCGGCCTCGCCACCGTCCTCGTCCTGTCCCTCACGGCGTTCGTCACCCGTCACGACGCCGCGCCGACGAGTCTCCAGGTCGAGCCGTTCCCCGTCGAGTACTACTACAAGGTCCGTTGGGGCCATTTCGAGGAGTGGCTCGAGCTGTACAAGAAGAACCACTATCCGGTCCTCGAGAGGCTCCAAGAGCTGGGCGACATCGTCGAGATGTCGGCCTCGTCCCCGTTCTACCACGCCGGGGAGGGCACCCGCTGGGACTTCCGCTTTACGATCGTTTGGCGGAACGCCGAGGTCGCGCACGCGGAGCGCGACACCGAGCCGATCCTCCGCGAGCTGTACCCCGACAGGGAGACGTTCACGGCGGAGGAGCAGCGGCGGTTTCAGCTCCTCGAAGAGCACCTCGACGTTCCAGTGGTTCCCTACGACCTCACCCAATGGTGATCGGACACCGCCCGACGCGCCGTCCGGAGATTCCCCGACGACGAGGGTCAGCCCGACCCGATTTGCCCCGGCATGATCTACGGACTGCTCGCTGACCTCGTACTCGCGCTGCACGCGCTCTTCGTTGTGTTCGTCGTCCTCGGAGGGTTGCTGGCACTGCGCTGGCGTCGCGCGGCGTTCGTCCACGTACCGTGCGCCCTGTGGGGGGCATGGGTCGAGCTGGTGGGCTGGATCTGCCCGCTGACCCCTCTCGAGGTCTCCTTGCGACAGCAGGCCGGTGAGGGCGGCTACGCCGGCGGCTTCCTCGAGCAGTACCTCGTTCCGATCCTGTATCCCGGCGATCTGACGCGCGGCATCCAGATCGGGCTCGGCGTCTTCGTGCTGGTCCTGAACGTCGCCATCTATGCGGCCGTGATGCGGCAGTGGAGGCGCTCGCGGACGGACGGCGTTTGAGCGCGACGCAGGCCCGGCCGACCTCCCCCCTGCAACTACCCTCCCAGCGCGAACACCCAGATCACCCCACCCTGGGGCACGAACGTCTCTGTTCCGCGGTCGGCGTCGACCCGTCGCTGCATCGATGCCGCGTCCACGCCAAAGCCCGACTGGACGGCGATGTACTGCACGCCATCGACCATGTAGGACGACGGCACCCCGATGACACCGGAGTTGGTTCGCTGCTGCCAGAGCTGGTCACCTGTGCGCGCATCGAACGCGCGGAAGTAGCGATCGCTGGTGCCGCCCATGAAGACGAGATTTCCGGCGGTCGTCATCACGGGGCCCCAGTTCGGGGAGTCGAATTCGCGTGTCCACACTTCCTCGCCGGTGTCTATGTTCCAGGCTTGCAGCTCGCCGATGTGCTCCGCTCCCGGCCACACGGTCAGATCCGTGTCGGCCCCGATGAACGCCCGGCCTGGGCGGTACGTGACCTCCCGACCCTCGATCGACCCGCACAGATTCTCGTTGGCGGGGATGTATAGCAGACCGGTACCCGGATTGTAGGCCGCGGGCGGCCAGTCCTTGCCACCCCAGAGTGAAGGGCAGAAGTCGGCCTGGAAGCCGGTGCTGGGCTTCCTGAGTTGGTCGTACGTCGGCCGACCCGTCTCTGGGTCTATGTTGATGAAGACGTTCTGGCGCACATACGGCCAGGCGTCAACGAACGAGATCGCATCCGCGCTGCGCTCGAGCAGCCACAGGTACCCGTTGCGGCCCGGGTGCACGAGAGCCGGAAACGTCCGCCCGTCGCGCTCGACATCGATCAGAAGAGGCGTCGAGACCTCGTCCCAATCCCACGACCCGTTCCAATGGTACTGGTGATGGCCGACGAGCTCGCCGGTATCGACGTTGAGCGCGACGACAGAATTGGAATAGAGGTTGTCCCCGGGTCGGACGTCCCCCATCCACGGACCGGGATTGCCGGTGCCCCAGTACGTCAGGCCCAACTCGGGATCGTAGTGCCCTGTGAGCCACACGGCGGCGCCTCCGGTCTGCCACGCGTCGCCCCACCAACTCTCGTTCCCCGGCTCGTCCGGGGCCGGCACGGTGTGGGTCCTCCACACCTCCTCGCCGGTCTCGGTATCGAGCGCTACTACGAAGCCGCGGATGCCGAGCTCACCGCCCGAGACGCCGACCATGACTTTCCCACGCGCGGTGAGCGGCGCGAGCGTCATGTAGTACCCTCTGGCATTGTCCGCGACGGACTCGTCCCAGACTACTTCCCCCGTCGCTGCGTCGAGCGCGACGATCCGGGCGTCGAGCGTTGCCATGTAAACTTTGTCGCCGAACAACGCCACTCCGCGATTCGTGTAGTGAAAGCCGATCACGTCCTCCGGCATCTCGTGCTCGTACAACCAGAGCAGATCGCCCGTCCGCGCGTCGATCGCGATCACCTGATTGCCCGGCGTGGTGACGAACATCACGCCGTCGTTGACGATCGCCGGCGCCTCGTGGCCGCTGTTCACGCCGGTGGAGAACGACCAGACGGGGACCAGGTCGGCAACGTTGTCCGCGTCGATTTGATCGAGCGGGCTGTAGCCCCAGCCGTCGTAGGTGCCTCGGTAAAAGAGCCAGTTCTCGGGCTCGGGGTTTTCCAGACGCTCGTCGGTGACCGGTCGATACGGTTCCGCGGTCTGCTGAGCTGTCGCTTCACGAGGCACGAGCAGGCCGGCCGCGATCATTACCATGGTCGTGCAACAGCATCGGTCGAGCTTCATCACGTTCCCCCTCAGGTAGCCTGCTGGTTGTCCCTCAGCGCCGCCGGAATCCCACCCGCCCGAGGAAGCCGCCCCCCGCCATCAGCGTGCCGTCGACGATCTTGAGCGGGAGCGCCGCGAGACGCCGCCGCGCCGGACCTTCCGTCACTTGCCCGTTGTCGCTCGGGTCGAACTCGGAATCGTGGCAGGGGCACACGAGCTGCAACCCGTCTTCGTTCCAGTCGCTGACGTCACATCCCTCGTGTGTGCATACCGCCGAATAGGCGACGATTCCTTCCACGGCGCGAGCCGCAGTCTCCTCGGTGAGACTCGAGGGGTCCATGCGCACGAGCATCACCTGATCCAGTCGCGATTCCGATGCGACATGCGCGCCGTCAGAGTCGGCGGGATACGCGAAGAGCTGGGGGCCGCCGAGCGGGACGTCGGAGGGCGCGATGACCTGGCCCTCCCTATCACCGAACGCGAAGACCAGCACGTCGCCTTCGGCCGGGTGCTCGTGCTCCTCGAGCGGCGTAGCGTCAGCCTCGGGCGGTGAGGGCGTTGCGCCAGGCTCCGCAGCGGACGTGCAGTCCGTCAGCCCGGACGCCAACCCCAGGCCCACGAACGCCTTGAGCGCGGCTCGCCGGTCCATGCCCTCACTCGCCACTTTGTTCGCCAGCTCCGTCGTCTCGTCGTGTGTCACCTCGCCCCCCCGTTCCCGGCCGCACGCTCCGGCCGGAGGTACATCTCGAACCAGTCGAGCATCCTCTTGTGCACGTCGAGCGCGTCGGCGCGCGAGTGCCGATACAGGCTGTGATCGCCCTCCTCGTAGAGCACGAGCGTGGCGGCTTTCCCCAACCGCCTGAGGGCGTAGAACATCAGCTCGCCCTCGCCGACCAGAATCGTGTAGTCCTTCACACCGTGCGTGAGCAGCACCGGCGTCTCGACCTCGTCGAGGTGGAAAAAAGCCGACTGGGACAGGTAGCGCTCCATGAACTCGAACGGGCTGCCCCCCATGCGCGCCTGCCCGGTCTCGATGTTGTCCGAATCGCGGTCCCGGCCGCTCGCCCAGTTGCGGATGAGATCGGGAGGCGTGGCGCGCGAGACGGCGCAATCGAAGACCTTCGTCTGCGTGATGACGAACGACGTGCCGTACGCGCCGAAGCTGCCACCCCAGAGACAGAAGCGGTCGTTGGTGAAGCCCATGTCACGCACCATGTCGACCGCGGGCACGACGCTCTTCACATACGACGTGCCGGTCTCGCCGACCTTCACCTTCACGTTGGGCATGAGAACGGCGTAGCCGTGAGTCGCGAAGATCTGGTGACGTGCGCTGAAACGATGGATGCTGGGGGTGAGCTTCTCATAGATGTACGTGATCACCGGAACACCGTCGGTCGCTCCGGGAGGTCGATACAGGAGCGCGCCCAACCGCTCGCCGTCCGCGTTGTCGAAGTGCAGGAGCTCCGGCTTGCTGAACGCAAAATCCGTCAACTGCGGGTTGAGCTCGGTCACGCGTGTGCGACGTCCTGTGGTGCCGTCGATAAACCACAGGTCGGACGGCGCGGTCGCCGACTGGATCGTCAGCAGGAGCCCGTCGGGAACGGGCATGAGGTTGCCGTACGCCTCCTCGCCGGAAGCCAGCTGAGAGAGTCGCCCCTGCGCGAGCTCGTAGCGGTACAGCGTCTCGTCATAGGTGCGGTTGTCGACGGCGCGGAAGAAGAGCGAGGATCCGTCCGCGCTCCACACCGGGCCACTCACGTTGTCGTCGAAGTCCGCCGTGAGGTTGCGGGCCGTGCCGTCCTCGCTCGACACGAGGTACAGATCCATGAACGGCCGGGCGATCGAATACATGCCCGGCTGCGGGGCCTCGATCTCGGGGTCGCTGATCGACGGGTCGGCCACCAGGCTCACGAAGCGCGTCCCGTCAGGAGACCACGCGAGGGGCGTAAAACGGGCGCCGGGGCCGGAATCGAACGGGATACCGCTCCCGCCCTCCGCCGGGCCGGGATCGTTCACTCCGAGCGTCAGCAAGCGACCACGGCTGCGCCACGCCAACCGCCCGTCCGGAAGCCAGGAGAGTCGCTCGCCGCCGTCGGTGATCTTGCGCGGAGCCCCGCGAGCGTCGATCCGCCAGAGGAACGTCTCGTTACGCTCGCGGCGGGCGATACCCGCTGTGGCAGGGCTGGGCAGAGCAGCGATCACGTGTCGCCCGTCTGGGGAGACCGCAAAGCGCCGAAGCGGCTGGTCGTCCTCGAGCAGCGTCCGCTCCGTGCCGTCTCCGACGTCCACGACGGCCAGGCCGGCGCGGCTCCGGTTCGCGAAGAAGGCGTCACCGGGCAGGACCTCATCCGTGCTCTGAAGCACGCGCACGCGGGCGGGCTCACGCGCCTCCCCGGATGCATCAACAGGCGCCGCCGGTCGTGCGTAGACGACCTGACCGTCGGACACCCACTGGGGGGCCATCGTCGCCTTCCCAGGGAACGGAGTCCCGACCGTGCGCGTCTCTCCAGTATCGGCACGCCAGACGGCGAGCTGTCCCCCGCCGGCTCGCTCGAAGAAGAACGCCAGGCGTGAGCCGTCAGGTGAGAAGACCGGGAAGGAGCTACGCTGACCGTCGGAGCCGAGCGCCACGGGCGGACGCGCGGACGGCCCGTCGAGGCTCTGCACGTAGACCGTACCCAGGGGGAAACGCTCCAGGATGTTCCACTCTTCTGTCACGTCCGGTAGCATATACGCGATCCGGCCGCCGCCCGAGGCGACGGAGACACCTCCGCTGATCTGCGCCAGATCGAGCATGTCCTCGGCGGTGAACGGACGAGTCTGCGCTCCGGCAAGCGCCGGAACCGTCGCGCATACACCGACAAGTAGGAGCGGTACGCCCCCGCGGCACTTCCTGCTGATCATCTCCACCTCTCATCTCCGGCTGTTGCCCGCATCCTACGACCGGAGTCGATGCGCCGCATGTCGTCGCGTTGGTCGGCGGTGCCCGAGTTCCGAGGTCCTACCGTACCACCCGAACCTTCGCCCGATGACCGGGCGCGTCAGCGCTCCGAGCATCACAGGTGAGTAGCGGACAGTCGAGGGCCTCCGCGAGCGCAACGTACGCGGCGGCGTAAGCGCTCAGGTTGTCGCGCAGCGTCCACATGCGCGACACGAGAATCCCAGCGGAGTGTCTTTCGACGGGTAGGGCGTCCAGTAGCTCGACTGCCCCGGTCGCCCTCGCGTCCGAGACCGCGCCCGACCGCGCCAAGCGTCGAAACGCCTGCACGACCTCGACATCGAGCAGATCCGGCGCGAAGAATGAGCCGTCCGGGTCGTCCAGCATTTGCGCCACTACGGCGTCACCACGCTCGCTTCCCATCAGCCACTCCACCACGGCAGAGGCGTCCAGGACCATCACCGGGTGTCGCGGTCCTCACGGATGACGTCTGCGGCTGGAGGGGCATCGCACACTGGGCCCAACTCACGAACCCGCGCCACGATCTCGTCAACGCTCAGCCGCCGTATCTCTTTCTGCAGTGCTCGTAGCGCTAGATCGGAGAGCGTTACCCCCTCGAGGGCCGCCTTGGCCTTGGCTCGGCGGTGCAGCTCCTCCGGCACATTGCGAATCTGGATCATGACAGACATGTGACTAGCATGTGCACATGCGTTCGGCATGTCAATCGGGATCGTGGTCTACGACGATTGCTCCGATGACGCGGTCAGTTCGACGTCGTCGTCCGTGCCAGCAGCTGGGCCAGCAGTACCTCGACCGCCCGCTCGAGCTGGCTGTCGCGGCCGAGATAGCTCTCGCCGGTCGGTCGCTCCACTTCGATGTCGACCGGCCGGGGGTTTCGCTCCATCACCTGGCCACGAGTGTCGCGGATCTTCGTGCGGGGCATGCGAACCGACGTCCCATCGACGAGGCCGACGCTGCCCGTGTAGATGATCCAACCCGCGGTGGGCTCACCGACGACCTTGCCAAGCTGCAGCGTGCGGTACCCCTCCGTGAAGTCCTCGCCGTCCGAGAGCGTGTGCTGGTTCGTCACGAGGACCGTCGGCGCGAGCAGGGCACGCTGCCCGAGCTGCACGCGTGAGGGAGCGATGTTGCCGCCCCGGTTCTCCATCGTGAAGTAGTTCTGACGCGCGAGGATGTCGATCGCGTAGACGTTCACGAAGCCGCCGTTGTTGTTCCGGACGTCGATGACGACGCCGTCCTTGGCGTGGTTGCCTTGGTCCAGGTCGAAGATCAGCTGGTCGAGCGCACCTTGGGACATCGACGCGATGTGCACGTACCCGAGGCGGCCGTCGCTCAGCTCATCGACGTACGCCCGCCGACCCTCGACCCACGCCCGGTAGACGAGTTGTCGCTCGGCCCCCGTGCTGATCGCCTGCAACTCCACGTCACGAGCCCCCGAGCCGTTGGCACTGGCCGAGACGAGGACCGCGGCCTTCTCGCCGGGCGTGCCGGCCAGGACTTCGTTGAGGTTCGTCGATCCAGTCAGCTCGGTGCCGTTCACCTCCAGAACGTAGTCCCCGAGCTCGATGCTCCCCTCCACGTGTGCGGGCCCGAGCTCGATGATCTCAGTGACCCGGAAACGACCGTCGTTCTCGAAGACCGTGCGGTCGAAGCGCAGCCCGAGCTTCCCGGTCTGCTCGGCGCCTCCGCCGCCGCCACCACCCCGGTGCCCGAGGTGGGACGCGTTCAGCTCTCCGAGCATCAGGTTCATGAGACGGCTCAGCTCGGCGCGTGTCTTAGCGCCGGCGACGCGCGGCGCGAAGGTCTCGCGGACCGCGTCCCAGTCGGTGCCATGGAATTGGTCGTCGTAAAAGCCGTCACGCATCTCGCCCCACGCCTGCTCGAAGACGGCGAGCTTATCCCGCTCGAAGTCGACGTCGACCTCGGCGGAAGTGGAGATCGAGCGCGTGTCACCGGAGGTGACGTTCATGACGCTGATCCGACCACGACGAAGGAGATAGAGCTCTCGCCCATCCTTTGAGAACTGCATCGATGCGCCACCGCCGCGGCCACCACCCCCGCCCCGCCCGCCCCCACCCTGCTCACGCTCACCGAGTGGCCGGACGTCGACGCCGCCGTCGGGCTCGAACGTCACGTAGTACAGGCCTCCCTGCCCCGAGACCGCGGCGTGCTCCCCGTCCGGACTCAAGACGACCGCTCGCACACTGAAGTCCAGATCGACCAAGTTTCCTCGGCGCCGGATGCCGTCGAAATCGATCTCGACGTCGGCGGGCGCCTCAGGAGCCGCCGACACCTCGGGCTCGTCCGCCCGCACACGCTCGGGCCGCGCGGGCCGCTCCTCTGTCTGCTCCTGGTTGAAGAGGTCCCAGAACCGGTCCTCCTGGAACGTCGGCGTGAGTGGGATCAGGTCGACGCGCACCAGCTTACCCGGTTCGGTCCGCTGGCCGGTCCGGAAGACCAGGTACTCTCCGGTCGAGCTCCAGTCGAGCGATCCGAAGTTCGTGTTCGCGAGGAAGCTCACCTGCCTCGCCGTTCCACCGTCGATGGGCACGACCATCGCGTTGTTGAACTCGTCAGTGCGGCCCGCGTACGCGATCCATTTGCTGTCGGGGGACCACGTGTACGACCCACTCCCGCTCGTACCCCGTGCGAGAGATCTGTCCTGGCCGGACTCCATGTCGATGACTCGGAGCTCCTGGCCCGCGCGGTTGTAGGCCAAGTAGCGGCCGTCGGGCGAGAAGCTGGGATTGTCGTCGCGGCTCGCGCTGTTGGTGAGTTGGCGCTCCTGCTCGGTCGTGAAGTCGTACGCGAAGATCTGCGGGGTGCCATTCCTCCACGAGACATACACGATCTCGTCGGAGTCGCTCGACCAGGTGACGTCGCTCTCGGCCGCCGGCGTGTCGGTGATCCTCGCAGCCGGAGCGTCGCCCTCCAGGGGGGCGGCGAAGACCTCCCCGCGCGCGACGAACGCGAACTTCTTCTCGTCCGGAGACACGGCGAGCCCGCTGAAGCCGTCCGTCATCTTCTCGACCTCGGGCCTCGGACCCTCGACCGAGCCCATGAGGTTGATGTCCAGCTGGACGGTCCGCCCAGACGCGACATCGTACGTCCAGATGCCGAAGCTCCGCTCGAAGGCGATCAGCGGTCGGTCGACCGCGATCGTCGGCCAGAGTA is part of the Gemmatimonadota bacterium genome and encodes:
- a CDS encoding Rieske (2Fe-2S) protein, with translation MDRRAALKAFVGLGLASGLTDCTSAAEPGATPSPPEADATPLEEHEHPAEGDVLVFAFGDREGQVIAPSDVPLGGPQLFAYPADSDGAHVASESRLDQVMLVRMDPSSLTEETAARAVEGIVAYSAVCTHEGCDVSDWNEDGLQLVCPCHDSEFDPSDNGQVTEGPARRRLAALPLKIVDGTLMAGGGFLGRVGFRRR
- a CDS encoding S9 family peptidase yields the protein MISRKCRGGVPLLLVGVCATVPALAGAQTRPFTAEDMLDLAQISGGVSVASGGGRIAYMLPDVTEEWNILERFPLGTVYVQSLDGPSARPPVALGSDGQRSSFPVFSPDGSRLAFFFERAGGGQLAVWRADTGETRTVGTPFPGKATMAPQWVSDGQVVYARPAAPVDASGEAREPARVRVLQSTDEVLPGDAFFANRSRAGLAVVDVGDGTERTLLEDDQPLRRFAVSPDGRHVIAALPSPATAGIARRERNETFLWRIDARGAPRKITDGGERLSWLPDGRLAWRSRGRLLTLGVNDPGPAEGGSGIPFDSGPGARFTPLAWSPDGTRFVSLVADPSISDPEIEAPQPGMYSIARPFMDLYLVSSEDGTARNLTADFDDNVSGPVWSADGSSLFFRAVDNRTYDETLYRYELAQGRLSQLASGEEAYGNLMPVPDGLLLTIQSATAPSDLWFIDGTTGRRTRVTELNPQLTDFAFSKPELLHFDNADGERLGALLYRPPGATDGVPVITYIYEKLTPSIHRFSARHQIFATHGYAVLMPNVKVKVGETGTSYVKSVVPAVDMVRDMGFTNDRFCLWGGSFGAYGTSFVITQTKVFDCAVSRATPPDLIRNWASGRDRDSDNIETGQARMGGSPFEFMERYLSQSAFFHLDEVETPVLLTHGVKDYTILVGEGELMFYALRRLGKAATLVLYEEGDHSLYRHSRADALDVHKRMLDWFEMYLRPERAAGNGGAR
- a CDS encoding DUF2784 domain-containing protein; the encoded protein is MIYGLLADLVLALHALFVVFVVLGGLLALRWRRAAFVHVPCALWGAWVELVGWICPLTPLEVSLRQQAGEGGYAGGFLEQYLVPILYPGDLTRGIQIGLGVFVLVLNVAIYAAVMRQWRRSRTDGV
- a CDS encoding type II toxin-antitoxin system VapC family toxin encodes the protein MMVLDASAVVEWLMGSERGDAVVAQMLDDPDGSFFAPDLLDVEVVQAFRRLARSGAVSDARATGAVELLDALPVERHSAGILVSRMWTLRDNLSAYAAAYVALAEALDCPLLTCDARSADAPGHRAKVRVVR
- a CDS encoding PD40 domain-containing protein, which encodes MFALRPVAPAVRIVFTFGSMALCSALLVGGPALTAAKAGLAAQTGIEGLPSFAEPGISPDGSEVAFVSGGDIWTVSTQGGAARLLIAHSGNESRPLYSPDASRIAFNSDRDGGLNIYVMDLRTGDVSRLTYASGAEQLNGWSRDSEWVYFSSSDQDISSVTDVYRVRASGGTPFTVAGDRYETEFFAAPGPEAGVVAISTRGNMARSQWWRNGHAHIDEAEIWLVREGAPPTYSPLTTGGKNSWAMWDDAGDRVYFMSDRSGSENLWSVPADAGGMGGEERLTNFTEGRVLWPTIAVDRPLIAFERSFGIWTYDVASGRTVQLDINLMGSVEGPRPEVEKMTDGFSGLAVSPDEKKFAFVARGEVFAAPLEGDAPAARITDTPAAESDVTWSSDSDEIVYVSWRNGTPQIFAYDFTTEQERQLTNSASRDDNPSFSPDGRYLAYNRAGQELRVIDMESGQDRSLARGTSGSGSYTWSPDSKWIAYAGRTDEFNNAMVVPIDGGTARQVSFLANTNFGSLDWSSTGEYLVFRTGQRTEPGKLVRVDLIPLTPTFQEDRFWDLFNQEQTEERPARPERVRADEPEVSAAPEAPADVEIDFDGIRRRGNLVDLDFSVRAVVLSPDGEHAAVSGQGGLYYVTFEPDGGVDVRPLGEREQGGGGRGGGGGRGGGASMQFSKDGRELYLLRRGRISVMNVTSGDTRSISTSAEVDVDFERDKLAVFEQAWGEMRDGFYDDQFHGTDWDAVRETFAPRVAGAKTRAELSRLMNLMLGELNASHLGHRGGGGGGGAEQTGKLGLRFDRTVFENDGRFRVTEIIELGPAHVEGSIELGDYVLEVNGTELTGSTNLNEVLAGTPGEKAAVLVSASANGSGARDVELQAISTGAERQLVYRAWVEGRRAYVDELSDGRLGYVHIASMSQGALDQLIFDLDQGNHAKDGVVIDVRNNNGGFVNVYAIDILARQNYFTMENRGGNIAPSRVQLGQRALLAPTVLVTNQHTLSDGEDFTEGYRTLQLGKVVGEPTAGWIIYTGSVGLVDGTSVRMPRTKIRDTRGQVMERNPRPVDIEVERPTGESYLGRDSQLERAVEVLLAQLLARTTTSN
- a CDS encoding methanol/ethanol family PQQ-dependent dehydrogenase; protein product: MVMIAAGLLVPREATAQQTAEPYRPVTDERLENPEPENWLFYRGTYDGWGYSPLDQIDADNVADLVPVWSFSTGVNSGHEAPAIVNDGVMFVTTPGNQVIAIDARTGDLLWLYEHEMPEDVIGFHYTNRGVALFGDKVYMATLDARIVALDAATGEVVWDESVADNARGYYMTLAPLTARGKVMVGVSGGELGIRGFVVALDTETGEEVWRTHTVPAPDEPGNESWWGDAWQTGGAAVWLTGHYDPELGLTYWGTGNPGPWMGDVRPGDNLYSNSVVALNVDTGELVGHHQYHWNGSWDWDEVSTPLLIDVERDGRTFPALVHPGRNGYLWLLERSADAISFVDAWPYVRQNVFINIDPETGRPTYDQLRKPSTGFQADFCPSLWGGKDWPPAAYNPGTGLLYIPANENLCGSIEGREVTYRPGRAFIGADTDLTVWPGAEHIGELQAWNIDTGEEVWTREFDSPNWGPVMTTAGNLVFMGGTSDRYFRAFDARTGDQLWQQRTNSGVIGVPSSYMVDGVQYIAVQSGFGVDAASMQRRVDADRGTETFVPQGGVIWVFALGG